Proteins encoded in a region of the Sulfurimonas marina genome:
- a CDS encoding outer membrane lipoprotein-sorting protein, whose protein sequence is MVKKLIVLGMLSINVLAISNLDVAKKSEAAMSGFKDSSSEMTMTLINASAQKRERKMKMIVLENDSGDKSLMTFLSPADVKGTKFLNYEHVNKDDDQWLYLPALKRVKRIASKSKSGSFMGSEFSYEDLSSFSIDKFIFKGDAKLVTLDGKKMYEVQRKPKSKYSGYTKQVSWVDPKTFLIKKVDYYDRKHELLKTALFENYKKISGVWRVGKMTMINHQNDKKTLLVWKNEKIKTGLKPRDFHKRVLKNNRL, encoded by the coding sequence ATGGTGAAAAAACTGATAGTTTTAGGTATGTTGTCGATTAATGTATTGGCTATAAGCAACTTGGATGTAGCTAAAAAGAGTGAAGCTGCAATGAGTGGATTTAAAGACTCATCTTCTGAGATGACTATGACTTTAATCAATGCAAGTGCTCAAAAGCGTGAGCGCAAAATGAAGATGATCGTACTTGAAAACGATTCGGGGGACAAGTCTTTGATGACTTTCCTTTCACCTGCCGATGTCAAAGGGACGAAGTTCTTAAACTATGAACACGTAAATAAAGATGACGATCAGTGGCTCTATCTCCCGGCTCTTAAACGTGTGAAGCGTATAGCATCCAAGAGTAAATCGGGCTCATTTATGGGGAGTGAATTTTCCTATGAGGACTTAAGCTCTTTTAGTATCGATAAGTTTATCTTTAAGGGGGACGCAAAGCTCGTTACACTTGATGGGAAAAAGATGTATGAGGTGCAGAGAAAACCTAAAAGTAAATACTCAGGCTATACAAAGCAGGTCTCATGGGTTGATCCAAAAACGTTTCTTATCAAAAAAGTTGACTATTACGATCGAAAGCATGAGCTTTTAAAAACTGCACTTTTTGAAAACTATAAAAAGATATCGGGTGTGTGGAGAGTCGGAAAAATGACTATGATCAACCACCAAAACGATAAAAAGACACTGTTAGTTTGGAAAAACGAGAAGATTAAAACAGGGCTCAAGCCAAGAGACTTTCATAAACGCGTTCTTAAGAACAATCGCCTATAA
- a CDS encoding transcriptional repressor, with translation MLYISAKGRASLTKFRTSIYDHIKKNRLRYSDQRERVLKILHAQSYPVSIEFISKKLKEERVGAGYATVSRHIKFFEELDLLITVNKIPKGYLLKKDVDCDEVEVLQ, from the coding sequence ATGTTATATATCAGTGCTAAAGGGCGAGCTAGTTTAACAAAATTTAGAACTTCTATCTATGACCATATCAAGAAAAACAGACTGCGCTACTCCGATCAACGTGAGCGTGTACTGAAAATTTTACATGCGCAAAGTTATCCGGTGAGTATAGAGTTTATCTCTAAAAAACTTAAAGAGGAGAGAGTAGGTGCAGGGTATGCAACAGTTTCAAGACACATAAAGTTTTTTGAAGAGCTTGATCTGCTTATTACGGTAAATAAAATACCTAAAGGGTATCTGCTGAAAAAAGATGTAGATTGTGATGAAGTTGAGGTGTTACAATAG
- a CDS encoding TolC family protein, with protein sequence MSISTFVTLSHAEDVALTADKSTILEQKKKSIEAGAEVQRYEWLSPLNLSASHTQQYSDKTNTRSGLSQLSASFSQNLFRSGGIYYTIKYANDKYNYDALSLEQQHKNYQKEIILSALRIKKYELQLKQSEYLVENKKITLFLKQTQYELGDIDITLLNDALMEKNTEQTNYVLLQETLANEQLELQKYTEAAVDSISLPTFSLIDEETYTKNNYNIAMAKQQNSVTYDSYRKGMAEYLPSLKLNAQATYTSYDSGAVVLNQNGTLYSAGLVLNIPLDYNTFAAKEEMYTSFLEQKAQTNDTQREELLEYKKTLLSIKRYQDVNKILQENLELYTKLKKITQKAFETGYKTGYDVQILENSINSAKLEIEINKINIQLSLATLHFALRDTKEQL encoded by the coding sequence TTGAGTATAAGCACTTTTGTAACTTTATCTCATGCCGAAGATGTAGCACTGACGGCGGATAAAAGTACGATATTAGAGCAAAAGAAAAAAAGCATAGAAGCGGGAGCAGAGGTACAGCGTTACGAATGGCTCTCACCTCTTAATCTCTCTGCATCGCATACACAGCAGTACTCAGATAAAACAAATACAAGAAGCGGACTCTCTCAACTCTCGGCTTCATTTTCACAAAACCTTTTTCGCTCGGGCGGGATCTACTATACGATCAAGTATGCTAATGACAAGTACAATTACGATGCCCTTTCACTAGAGCAACAACATAAAAATTACCAAAAAGAGATCATCCTATCGGCATTACGCATTAAAAAGTATGAACTCCAGCTAAAACAGAGTGAATATTTGGTTGAAAACAAAAAGATTACACTCTTTTTAAAACAGACACAGTACGAACTTGGCGATATCGACATCACCCTCTTAAACGATGCATTGATGGAGAAAAATACCGAACAGACAAACTACGTACTTTTGCAAGAGACACTTGCAAATGAGCAGTTGGAGTTGCAAAAATACACCGAAGCAGCGGTAGACTCAATCTCTCTGCCGACATTTTCATTGATCGATGAGGAAACCTACACCAAAAACAACTACAATATTGCCATGGCAAAACAACAAAACAGCGTCACTTACGACAGCTATAGAAAAGGGATGGCTGAGTATCTTCCCTCTTTGAAATTAAATGCTCAAGCAACCTACACAAGTTATGACAGCGGTGCCGTTGTTTTAAATCAAAACGGTACACTCTACAGTGCAGGCTTAGTGCTAAATATTCCGCTTGATTACAACACTTTTGCAGCAAAAGAGGAGATGTATACCTCTTTTTTAGAGCAAAAAGCACAAACAAACGATACCCAAAGAGAAGAGCTTTTGGAGTATAAAAAAACACTTCTGAGCATCAAGCGCTATCAAGATGTCAACAAAATTTTACAAGAGAACTTAGAACTCTATACGAAGTTGAAAAAGATTACGCAAAAAGCTTTTGAAACAGGGTATAAAACAGGATACGATGTGCAGATTTTAGAAAACTCTATCAACTCTGCAAAACTGGAGATAGAGATAAACAAAATAAATATACAACTCTCCCTTGCTACATTACATTTTGCACTAAGAGATACAAAGGAACAATTATGA
- a CDS encoding EAL domain-containing protein, with amino-acid sequence MKTNLTLPLSIILNESYGAAYEPIISLDTMEIYGYEALSRFRHENKNVPPDQFFNAIHDDTETFFHFESILKRFQLDNRPKGYRLFLNLDPHVVLNNDHVEYWVRLFTTHADIELEIIENSHDHNLPLIEEFMGWMDQHNISYAYDDFLKPNTLFFTSLFHRAKTIKLDLDVINKIKKDYAYIDVAKGIVNYVRSSKRLSLLEGIETKEDLEIAKELGVDLIQGYYFQDQFIKKWHQDIN; translated from the coding sequence ATGAAAACAAACCTCACGCTCCCCCTTTCTATCATCTTAAATGAGAGTTACGGAGCTGCTTATGAGCCTATTATATCTCTTGATACAATGGAGATTTACGGCTATGAAGCTTTAAGCCGTTTTCGTCATGAAAACAAAAATGTACCTCCCGATCAGTTCTTTAATGCGATCCATGACGATACGGAAACGTTTTTCCATTTTGAATCGATACTAAAACGTTTTCAACTCGATAATCGTCCCAAAGGATACAGACTATTTCTCAATCTTGATCCCCACGTAGTTTTAAACAACGATCATGTAGAGTACTGGGTACGCCTTTTTACGACACACGCAGATATAGAACTGGAGATCATAGAGAACTCGCACGATCACAATTTGCCTCTTATAGAGGAGTTTATGGGTTGGATGGACCAACACAACATCTCTTATGCCTACGATGATTTTTTAAAACCTAACACACTCTTTTTTACCTCTTTGTTTCACAGGGCAAAAACTATCAAGCTTGATCTTGACGTGATCAATAAGATCAAAAAAGATTATGCCTACATAGATGTAGCCAAAGGGATTGTAAACTATGTAAGAAGCTCAAAACGTTTGAGTCTGCTCGAAGGGATAGAGACAAAAGAGGATCTTGAGATCGCCAAAGAGCTGGGAGTTGATCTGATTCAAGGGTACTATTTTCAAGATCAGTTTATCAAAAAATGGCATCAAGATATTAATTGA
- a CDS encoding GNAT family N-acyltransferase has product MIMDVQRLVDVNLSKQMKTLPSWARKLTISSLQKLFCEKRLNEIDRGKEHLRGLDFTDNLLDGLGITYTAKPQELKNIPATGRLLVIANHPTGMQDSFSLVQLIANARENKTVKLLINSMMYEISKGFGWGIPVDVTGGITKGSLKAIHEALENEEAVIIFPAGYVNRFSFVKGLKDDDWKASFFKIAQKTKTPILPIKIKGRNSFPFYLASLLLPNKISALLLMKEFVNASKQKPLCFTIGKVIPPESFANKEVTVDEYVKMFYQHLYTLESNKGDILKTEITIGAPKNKKMLKDEVQRAEYLGDTADGKSIILADAKNSPFLLRELGRVREISFRAIGGGTGLSHDNDLYDEYYKHLILWDNDELEIVGAYRIGECEDIIKDKGRAGLYTYNLCTFSEDFQEYCGNSVELGRSFVQPKYWSTRALDNLWQGVGAYLAHNPKIKHTYGTVTINADTPKKAVAALVYFYSKHFACTSHMMEAKNPYVMSDEDKEEFDELFKELSYKDGFTVLKKYLKDLGTSVPTLFKQYTELYEEGAVRFFDFSVNEGLFGVVEGFIIADNSRMKKEKRKRYIENYEKLKVTDRLTGLYNKSYFYEKMEMVVKYQRKTDTNFAFVMLELCGVEVDDATVVKVAKTLQKLLRDDDLIIKWDKKKYALVLKNVSKDDLEIIISKLQSSIKTASNYATTFYKEKENIEDTVVRVEHELYSKQALNEGLIVKAS; this is encoded by the coding sequence ATGATAATGGATGTACAAAGATTGGTTGATGTAAACCTTTCAAAACAGATGAAAACGTTACCGAGTTGGGCGAGAAAATTAACTATAAGTAGTTTGCAAAAACTGTTTTGTGAGAAGCGTTTAAACGAGATAGACAGAGGCAAAGAGCATCTAAGGGGTCTTGATTTTACAGACAATCTTTTAGATGGGCTTGGGATCACCTATACTGCCAAGCCTCAAGAGTTGAAAAATATCCCTGCAACGGGTAGGCTTTTAGTGATTGCAAACCATCCTACAGGGATGCAGGATTCGTTTTCACTAGTACAGCTGATCGCAAATGCCAGAGAGAACAAAACGGTAAAACTGCTTATCAACTCTATGATGTACGAGATCTCAAAAGGGTTTGGCTGGGGGATTCCGGTTGACGTTACAGGGGGAATTACAAAAGGGAGTTTAAAAGCTATTCACGAAGCGCTAGAGAATGAGGAGGCCGTGATCATTTTTCCCGCGGGATATGTGAACCGTTTTTCATTTGTAAAAGGGCTTAAAGATGATGACTGGAAAGCAAGCTTTTTTAAAATCGCACAAAAAACAAAAACACCTATACTTCCAATCAAAATTAAAGGGAGAAACTCATTCCCTTTTTATCTTGCTTCACTTCTTTTGCCGAATAAAATATCGGCTCTGCTACTGATGAAAGAGTTTGTAAATGCTTCAAAACAAAAGCCGCTTTGTTTTACGATCGGAAAGGTGATCCCGCCTGAGTCGTTTGCAAATAAAGAGGTGACTGTAGATGAGTATGTAAAGATGTTTTATCAGCACCTCTATACACTGGAGAGTAATAAAGGGGATATCTTAAAAACAGAGATCACAATAGGGGCTCCGAAAAATAAAAAGATGCTCAAAGACGAGGTACAAAGAGCGGAGTATCTAGGAGATACTGCTGACGGCAAGTCTATTATTTTAGCAGATGCGAAAAATTCCCCATTTCTTTTACGTGAGCTTGGACGTGTGCGTGAGATCTCATTTCGTGCGATTGGCGGAGGAACGGGACTCTCACACGACAACGATCTCTACGATGAATACTACAAACATCTGATCCTTTGGGACAACGATGAGCTGGAGATTGTGGGTGCATATAGAATCGGTGAGTGTGAAGATATTATCAAAGACAAAGGTCGTGCCGGGCTTTACACATACAATCTTTGTACATTCAGTGAGGATTTTCAAGAGTATTGCGGCAATTCAGTAGAACTGGGACGCAGCTTTGTGCAGCCCAAATATTGGAGTACGAGAGCGTTAGATAATCTTTGGCAGGGAGTGGGCGCGTATCTCGCACACAATCCAAAGATAAAACATACTTACGGTACGGTAACGATCAATGCAGATACTCCAAAAAAAGCGGTAGCGGCACTTGTTTATTTTTACTCAAAACACTTTGCCTGTACAAGTCATATGATGGAGGCAAAAAATCCTTATGTGATGTCGGATGAGGATAAAGAGGAGTTTGACGAACTTTTTAAAGAACTCTCATATAAAGACGGGTTTACAGTGCTCAAAAAGTATCTTAAAGATCTCGGTACATCTGTCCCTACACTTTTTAAACAATATACGGAACTTTATGAAGAGGGGGCTGTACGCTTTTTTGATTTTAGTGTAAACGAAGGGCTTTTCGGTGTGGTTGAGGGGTTTATTATCGCAGATAATTCCCGTATGAAAAAAGAGAAAAGAAAGCGTTACATTGAGAACTATGAGAAGCTGAAAGTGACAGACCGTCTGACGGGTCTGTATAACAAAAGTTATTTTTATGAGAAGATGGAAATGGTAGTGAAGTATCAGAGAAAAACAGATACAAATTTTGCCTTTGTTATGTTGGAACTTTGCGGTGTGGAAGTGGATGATGCCACGGTTGTAAAAGTTGCAAAAACACTGCAAAAACTCTTAAGAGACGATGACCTTATTATTAAATGGGATAAGAAAAAGTATGCACTGGTTTTGAAAAATGTATCTAAAGATGATTTAGAGATAATCATAAGCAAGTTACAGTCATCGATTAAAACAGCGTCAAATTATGCTACGACATTTTATAAAGAGAAAGAGAATATTGAAGATACGGTTGTTCGTGTGGAACATGAGTTGTATAGCAAACAAGCCCTTAATGAAGGACTTATCGTTAAAGCTTCGTAG
- a CDS encoding DUF805 domain-containing protein — protein sequence MKGNILFYDAEKLQGVISGEDGKRYTFTKEDVSGDGALNQGQEVDFLSEDGESAQDVYLLNATTPKVENVHISNGPATEYVLCKPGGLFSAKGCYTRAQWWKVFVSLIALSIALWMMEYFFVIKGMADMATNVLNGDAASEISRRVDKKIGLGMVISVIFTISWFVMFWVSLVTSIKRFHDANLSGWMWLLNFIPFVGPIIVFIINGFVGTKPLGNMYCVAKNAHGMPIVKGSPEAEALENVEAQQTEMKEKIKQEKANKPPMSAKTKKKIAIGVGVFLAAAIPAIYFAFFMHYTHTVTESNGAKTSIEYKSYVSYMTDKVKDGAMLEWYPDGKPKLEAHYKDDLKDGVFKRWTQEGVLISEENYKLDRKDGVFKFFERNGKLNHEENYKNGQKDGAFKYYSSYTGKLVREENYKDDKRDGVFKSWNSKGELENEEHYKNGLKDGIFKKYRNGKSYREENYKNGQKDGAFKVWSYYDGYLEREEHYKNGKKDGVFKRYNRDGSASSEENYKDGKRDGAFKSWSSKGLLRYENNYSMGKKHGVQKSYDYSSGRQTREENYKNGDKDGVFKSWNYKGVLVHEKNYSNNQPDGVQKYYDSSTGKLKNLETYSYGKRSGLYQRWYRGKKVEEGKYSYGKKDGYWKYWDSRGRLTKRYYSLGRLIR from the coding sequence ATGAAGGGAAACATATTATTTTACGATGCAGAGAAGCTGCAGGGGGTAATCAGCGGTGAGGATGGTAAGCGTTATACGTTTACAAAAGAGGATGTTAGCGGTGACGGAGCATTAAATCAGGGGCAAGAGGTAGACTTTTTAAGTGAAGACGGAGAGAGTGCACAAGATGTATATCTGCTAAATGCAACGACTCCAAAGGTAGAGAATGTTCATATCTCAAACGGTCCGGCTACTGAGTATGTGTTATGTAAACCGGGGGGACTTTTTTCAGCGAAAGGGTGTTATACACGTGCACAGTGGTGGAAAGTATTTGTATCACTAATCGCTCTAAGTATAGCATTGTGGATGATGGAGTACTTCTTTGTCATTAAAGGTATGGCGGATATGGCTACAAATGTGCTCAATGGAGATGCAGCTTCAGAGATCTCACGCCGTGTAGATAAGAAAATAGGTCTGGGGATGGTTATCTCAGTAATATTTACTATCTCATGGTTTGTAATGTTCTGGGTAAGTTTAGTAACTTCTATTAAACGTTTTCACGATGCAAATCTCTCTGGTTGGATGTGGTTGCTTAACTTCATCCCTTTTGTCGGTCCTATTATTGTGTTTATCATTAATGGTTTTGTAGGGACTAAACCGCTTGGTAACATGTATTGTGTAGCAAAAAATGCGCATGGTATGCCTATTGTAAAAGGTTCTCCTGAGGCAGAAGCTCTTGAAAACGTAGAGGCGCAGCAGACAGAGATGAAAGAGAAGATTAAGCAGGAAAAAGCAAATAAGCCTCCGATGTCGGCTAAGACAAAGAAAAAGATTGCAATAGGTGTAGGTGTGTTCTTAGCTGCAGCTATACCTGCTATCTATTTTGCATTTTTTATGCACTATACACATACGGTTACTGAATCAAACGGTGCAAAAACTTCTATAGAGTATAAAAGTTATGTTTCATATATGACCGACAAGGTTAAAGACGGTGCAATGCTGGAGTGGTATCCCGATGGCAAACCTAAGCTTGAAGCTCATTATAAAGATGACCTAAAAGACGGTGTTTTTAAGAGATGGACTCAAGAGGGTGTATTAATATCTGAAGAAAATTATAAACTAGATAGAAAAGATGGAGTTTTTAAATTCTTTGAGCGTAATGGGAAGCTTAATCATGAAGAGAACTATAAAAATGGGCAAAAAGACGGTGCCTTTAAATACTATAGCAGTTATACTGGAAAGCTTGTAAGAGAAGAAAACTATAAAGATGACAAAAGAGATGGTGTCTTTAAAAGCTGGAACTCTAAAGGAGAACTGGAAAATGAAGAGCATTATAAAAATGGTTTAAAAGACGGTATTTTCAAAAAGTACAGAAATGGCAAGTCTTATCGTGAAGAGAACTATAAAAATGGACAAAAAGATGGTGCATTTAAAGTTTGGAGTTATTATGACGGCTATTTAGAGCGTGAAGAGCATTATAAAAATGGGAAAAAAGACGGCGTTTTTAAAAGATATAACCGTGATGGTAGTGCATCTTCGGAGGAAAATTATAAAGATGGTAAAAGAGACGGTGCATTTAAAAGCTGGAGCAGTAAAGGTCTGCTGAGATACGAAAATAACTACTCTATGGGCAAGAAACACGGTGTACAAAAATCTTATGATTACTCTTCGGGACGACAAACTCGTGAAGAAAACTATAAAAACGGTGATAAAGACGGTGTATTTAAAAGCTGGAACTATAAAGGGGTATTAGTCCATGAAAAAAATTACTCTAACAATCAACCAGACGGTGTGCAAAAATATTATGATTCTTCTACCGGGAAATTAAAGAACTTAGAAACATATAGCTACGGCAAACGTAGTGGACTCTATCAACGTTGGTACCGTGGTAAAAAAGTAGAAGAGGGTAAATACTCTTACGGTAAAAAAGACGGCTACTGGAAATACTGGGATTCTAGAGGCAGACTTACAAAAAGATACTACAGTTTAGGAAGATTGATCCGCTAA
- a CDS encoding efflux RND transporter permease subunit gives MKRFVENIIRFRWWIVILIPLLTIILGYQLKNVQFDGSYRIWFGKDSEALQKFDKFRSVFGNDDSIVIILEDEKGIFNKKALASIERLTQMLWETRFIARVDSLTNYQYIHKDQEYPDEIVIENFIEDLDLLSLQQLQEKKGIALKEDMLLGKLINGDATTTMIVGRLTPKASQYFGSSKIIYDLVSGYVEEESEKTGFHFRLAGGPPLNATFSSLGKHDATTYTPLAILIAMILLWVIFKRISGVLLSIAVVVFTFVTVLSIQILLGFKLNNFTANMPIFIIAIGIADAMHLYWIYLLGRRQKLDNEEAIFYTLEKNFLPTFLTSITTAIGFGSLAISEIVPIKTLGIATANAALLAFVITIFFVPAVLAIINPKVKVKKVTKKEKKLGSFAQNYARFIRRYDLQILTITLFIFVLIGVGISQLRVDSNTIRYLRDDVVFKQTIHFIEEKLTGPMAYEIVVDSKKKDGIKDPVFMKKVEQFSNEFQKRYADVRHISSLVDVVKKFNDVMQGSKQIPNNQNLIAQYLLLYSLSLPQGMEINDKMDVDEQRLRVTASLNVVDTSLDLEMIRWAEEWWKNTPYSAEVNGQTAMFAHMQHDVTATLVESIVLAIAVVSFVMLLIFRNIRMIPLFIIPNVLPIVLVIGVMGWLGMSIDIGVAISGAIIIGVAVDDTIHFLIKYKEAREKGMDFLGALAYTIEFAGLAIVFTTIVLSLAFAIFSLSQFMPNVNFGIITAIALVIAVVVDLVMLPAILSRYDGKKRSFLCEVKQ, from the coding sequence ATGAAGCGCTTTGTCGAAAATATTATCAGGTTCCGTTGGTGGATTGTTATTCTCATACCTCTTTTAACGATTATACTCGGCTATCAGCTTAAAAACGTACAGTTTGACGGTTCGTACCGCATCTGGTTTGGAAAAGACTCTGAAGCTCTGCAAAAGTTTGACAAGTTTCGCTCGGTTTTTGGAAACGATGACTCGATTGTAATTATTTTAGAAGATGAAAAGGGTATCTTTAACAAAAAGGCCTTGGCTTCTATTGAGAGACTGACACAGATGCTTTGGGAGACCCGTTTTATTGCCCGTGTAGATTCACTTACAAACTATCAGTATATCCATAAAGATCAAGAGTATCCAGACGAGATTGTGATCGAGAATTTTATTGAAGATCTCGATCTCCTGTCTTTGCAGCAGCTCCAAGAGAAAAAGGGTATAGCCCTTAAAGAGGATATGCTTCTTGGAAAACTGATAAACGGTGATGCTACGACAACAATGATTGTGGGGCGCCTGACACCTAAAGCAAGCCAGTATTTCGGTTCTTCAAAGATTATCTACGATTTAGTAAGCGGTTATGTAGAAGAGGAGAGTGAAAAAACAGGTTTTCATTTCCGTTTGGCAGGCGGTCCGCCGCTTAATGCCACTTTTAGTTCACTCGGCAAACACGATGCGACAACATATACCCCTTTAGCAATTCTTATTGCGATGATCCTTTTATGGGTTATATTTAAACGTATCTCAGGGGTACTTTTAAGTATAGCGGTTGTTGTTTTTACATTTGTGACAGTTCTCTCTATCCAGATACTGCTTGGGTTTAAACTTAATAACTTTACGGCAAATATGCCTATATTTATCATAGCAATCGGGATAGCCGATGCGATGCACCTTTACTGGATATATTTACTGGGGCGACGTCAAAAGCTAGATAATGAAGAGGCTATATTTTATACTCTAGAGAAAAACTTTTTACCAACTTTTTTAACATCAATCACAACTGCCATTGGTTTTGGCTCTTTGGCGATTTCAGAGATCGTACCCATAAAAACTTTAGGGATAGCGACTGCAAATGCCGCACTTTTAGCGTTTGTGATTACGATATTTTTTGTCCCTGCAGTTCTAGCTATCATTAACCCGAAAGTAAAAGTGAAAAAGGTTACAAAAAAAGAGAAAAAACTGGGAAGTTTTGCCCAAAACTATGCGAGATTTATCCGTAGATACGATCTGCAGATTTTAACAATTACTCTTTTTATATTTGTCCTTATAGGTGTGGGAATCTCCCAGCTGAGAGTTGATTCCAATACGATCAGATATTTACGTGACGATGTGGTTTTCAAACAAACGATCCATTTTATAGAGGAAAAACTTACAGGTCCTATGGCATATGAGATCGTGGTAGATTCTAAAAAGAAAGACGGGATCAAAGACCCCGTATTTATGAAAAAAGTTGAGCAGTTTTCAAATGAGTTTCAAAAAAGATATGCTGATGTAAGACATATCTCTTCACTGGTTGATGTGGTAAAGAAGTTTAATGATGTGATGCAGGGGAGTAAACAGATTCCAAACAATCAAAACCTGATCGCACAGTACCTACTTCTGTATTCACTCTCATTGCCGCAAGGGATGGAGATAAATGACAAGATGGATGTAGATGAACAGCGTCTGCGTGTGACCGCTTCTTTAAACGTAGTGGATACTTCGCTTGACTTGGAGATGATAAGATGGGCAGAGGAGTGGTGGAAAAACACACCATACTCTGCAGAGGTAAACGGGCAGACGGCGATGTTCGCACATATGCAGCATGATGTAACCGCTACGCTTGTGGAGTCTATTGTTTTAGCGATCGCGGTTGTCTCGTTTGTAATGCTGCTAATATTTAGAAATATCCGTATGATTCCGCTTTTTATCATCCCAAATGTCTTACCTATTGTACTTGTTATAGGAGTGATGGGCTGGCTTGGGATGAGCATAGATATTGGAGTGGCAATCTCAGGTGCCATTATCATCGGTGTGGCGGTAGATGATACTATCCATTTTCTTATAAAGTACAAAGAGGCCAGAGAAAAAGGGATGGATTTTCTAGGTGCACTTGCTTATACGATTGAGTTTGCCGGTTTGGCAATTGTGTTTACGACGATAGTGCTGAGTCTGGCATTTGCTATTTTTAGTCTTTCGCAGTTTATGCCAAATGTTAATTTTGGAATTATTACCGCCATTGCCCTTGTGATTGCAGTGGTAGTAGATCTTGTGATGCTGCCGGCAATTTTAAGCAGATATGATGGGAAAAAGAGAAGTTTTTTGTGTGAGGTGAAACAATGA
- a CDS encoding cytochrome-c peroxidase, whose product MKYSVVLLSAATFVLSGCGGGGGEQIPAQQSITKEELGAQLFFDQNLSLNRGTSCATCHDPEHGFVDARFAEDGVDQSIFVHGAFSVGDDGLSLGGRNAPTAAYAQFSPEFSQQNGVYIGGQFHDGRAATLKVQAGGPPLDGAEMMMSDKSAVIDRIKENTQYLEAFETLYGADIFDDVNSSYEAMREAIGKFEKTELFAPFDSKYDRFLECKENGGLTSECYEADNWSDAEILGYSLFFSENNTNCALCHTLNSQSEASKHELFTNYEFENIGTPRNVTAMERRAELGLQDANATFLGLGGTVNDPAHYGKTKVPTLRNVAITAPYMSNGVFQNLRTVLEFYDHMAGQGDHPINPETFEPWDANDYNATINHEKLSDTKALSDEKIRALEAFLRTLTDKRYEHLLEPLAP is encoded by the coding sequence ATGAAGTATTCTGTAGTTTTATTAAGCGCGGCAACGTTTGTACTTAGCGGTTGCGGCGGGGGCGGCGGTGAGCAGATACCCGCTCAGCAAAGCATCACAAAAGAGGAGTTGGGCGCGCAACTCTTTTTTGATCAAAACCTCTCATTAAACCGCGGGACATCTTGTGCAACGTGTCACGATCCAGAGCATGGATTTGTAGATGCGCGTTTTGCAGAGGATGGTGTTGATCAAAGTATCTTTGTTCACGGAGCATTCTCCGTGGGTGATGACGGGCTAAGTCTTGGAGGGCGCAATGCCCCGACAGCTGCGTATGCACAGTTTTCTCCTGAGTTTTCACAGCAAAACGGTGTATATATCGGGGGACAGTTTCACGACGGTCGTGCAGCAACATTGAAAGTTCAGGCCGGGGGGCCGCCGCTTGACGGTGCGGAGATGATGATGAGCGATAAGAGTGCGGTAATCGATCGCATCAAGGAGAATACGCAATATTTAGAGGCGTTTGAAACACTGTACGGTGCAGATATTTTCGATGATGTGAATAGCTCTTATGAGGCGATGCGTGAGGCGATCGGGAAGTTTGAAAAAACGGAGCTGTTTGCACCGTTTGATTCCAAGTACGATCGCTTTTTGGAGTGTAAGGAAAACGGCGGACTTACAAGTGAGTGTTATGAAGCTGATAACTGGAGCGATGCCGAGATACTCGGGTACTCCCTTTTCTTCTCGGAGAACAATACAAACTGCGCTCTGTGTCATACACTGAACTCTCAAAGCGAAGCTTCCAAGCATGAGCTTTTTACCAACTATGAGTTTGAAAACATAGGCACGCCTAGAAATGTTACAGCGATGGAGAGACGTGCAGAGTTAGGACTTCAAGATGCAAATGCAACCTTTTTAGGACTTGGAGGAACTGTGAATGACCCTGCTCATTATGGAAAAACAAAGGTACCGACTCTTAGAAATGTGGCAATCACTGCACCATATATGAGTAACGGAGTATTTCAAAATTTGCGTACAGTACTGGAGTTTTACGATCATATGGCAGGACAGGGAGATCATCCGATAAATCCGGAAACATTTGAACCTTGGGATGCAAATGATTACAATGCAACGATCAACCATGAAAAGCTGAGCGATACAAAGGCATTAAGTGATGAGAAGATACGTGCTCTTGAAGCATTCTTAAGAACTCTGACAGATAAACGTTACGAGCATCTTTTAGAACCGTTGGCACCTTAA